The following are encoded in a window of Geobacter metallireducens GS-15 genomic DNA:
- the narJ gene encoding nitrate reductase molybdenum cofactor assembly chaperone, with translation MTADIYSSLARMLDYPQEKKSLLWAIGTVQRYLSEEGLECPLDTFGEFMAASTLAELQEEYVATFDFNPAVAPYLGHHLFGDNQKKGAYLIALKGEYGRHGYTPLGNELPDHLPVILWFLAHLVRGGEDDARRSFIDRHVLPGVEKLSDSFAASRRDSPWRPAVEAVRLICGEDSARGEHPAEGIGDGVLEKNRPKTAAHPEVSPC, from the coding sequence ATGACAGCGGATATCTATTCATCCCTCGCCCGGATGCTCGACTATCCCCAGGAGAAAAAGAGCCTCCTGTGGGCCATCGGCACCGTCCAGAGGTATCTGAGCGAAGAGGGGCTGGAGTGCCCCCTCGACACCTTCGGAGAGTTCATGGCCGCATCGACCCTGGCGGAGCTCCAGGAGGAATACGTGGCGACCTTCGATTTCAACCCGGCGGTGGCCCCCTATCTGGGGCACCACCTCTTTGGCGACAACCAGAAGAAGGGGGCGTATCTCATTGCCCTGAAGGGGGAGTATGGCCGCCACGGCTACACCCCCCTCGGCAACGAGCTTCCCGATCATCTCCCCGTCATACTCTGGTTCCTGGCCCATCTGGTCCGCGGGGGAGAGGACGACGCACGGAGATCGTTCATTGACCGGCACGTATTGCCGGGGGTCGAGAAGCTCAGTGACAGCTTCGCGGCATCCCGCCGGGATTCCCCCTGGAGGCCCGCGGTCGAGGCCGTCCGCCTCATCTGCGGCGAGGACTCCGCCCGGGGAGAGCACCCCGCGGAAGGGATCGGCGATGGCGTTCTTGAAAAAAACCGCCCGAAAACGGCTGCGCATCCGGAGGTAAGCCCATGCTGA
- a CDS encoding ISL3-like element ISGme5 family transposase — MSYSDVIAIAGGWEGYRVAGARTIVTSDAKRIEVELIALSQDEMVCGSCGGRCTSVHETTKRVIRDLPILDAQTYLIVHRRRLLCPQCGPTLERLSWLAKYARVTRRLAESVARLCGVVSVKHVAQYLGLSWDQVKEIDKRSLTERVGTVDLSNIEVLGMDEFALHKGHRYATVIIEPYRKEVLWIGKGRSRESIRPFFTQLGPHGCKRLKAVVMDMNASYEEEIKQHSPQADIVYDLFHVVAKYGREVIDRVRVDEANRLKEDKKARKVVKTSRWLLLRNSENVKGDDMLRLQELLEANRSLLTVYLLKDDLKQLWKFTCIEEAGLFWEQWHQRAMESGIPPLILFARRLKGYLQGILNHCLWPLHTGILEGINNKIKVIKRMAYGFRDHEYFFLKIRAAFPGIPG; from the coding sequence TTGTCGTATTCCGATGTTATCGCAATTGCGGGAGGGTGGGAAGGATATCGTGTTGCTGGGGCACGCACTATCGTCACAAGTGATGCCAAACGGATCGAGGTAGAACTGATTGCCCTGTCCCAGGATGAGATGGTGTGTGGCTCGTGCGGTGGGCGTTGCACAAGCGTCCATGAAACGACCAAGCGCGTAATTCGAGATTTGCCGATTCTCGATGCTCAGACTTATCTGATCGTTCACCGCCGCAGGCTGCTGTGCCCTCAGTGTGGGCCAACGCTGGAGCGTCTGTCATGGCTGGCGAAATACGCCCGCGTGACGCGCAGGCTTGCAGAGAGCGTAGCGCGACTGTGTGGTGTCGTGTCTGTGAAGCACGTGGCGCAGTATCTGGGGCTTTCTTGGGACCAGGTGAAGGAAATCGACAAGCGCTCACTCACAGAGCGGGTCGGCACCGTCGACCTCTCAAACATCGAAGTTCTCGGGATGGATGAGTTCGCCCTTCACAAGGGGCACCGCTATGCGACGGTTATCATCGAGCCATACCGTAAGGAAGTCTTATGGATCGGCAAAGGCAGGAGTCGCGAGAGTATCCGTCCTTTCTTCACGCAGCTTGGCCCACATGGCTGTAAACGGCTCAAAGCGGTCGTGATGGATATGAACGCATCATATGAGGAGGAAATCAAGCAGCACTCGCCCCAGGCAGACATAGTCTACGACCTGTTCCATGTGGTGGCGAAGTATGGCAGGGAAGTGATCGACAGGGTGCGAGTCGATGAGGCAAACCGCCTGAAGGAAGACAAGAAGGCACGGAAGGTAGTCAAAACATCGCGGTGGTTGCTGCTACGAAACAGCGAGAACGTCAAGGGCGACGACATGCTTCGCCTCCAGGAACTGTTGGAGGCAAACCGCAGCCTCCTTACGGTCTACCTGCTCAAAGACGATCTGAAGCAACTGTGGAAGTTTACCTGCATTGAAGAGGCGGGACTATTCTGGGAGCAGTGGCACCAAAGGGCGATGGAGAGTGGAATACCGCCACTCATCCTGTTTGCCCGCCGGCTAAAGGGCTATCTCCAAGGAATCCTCAATCACTGCCTCTGGCCCCTTCACACCGGAATCCTCGAAGGCATCAATAACAAGATCAAGGTGATCAAAAGAATGGCCTACGGCTTCCGGGATCACGAATACTTCTTTCTCAAGATCAGGGCCGCTTTCCCCGGAATTCCCGGATGA
- a CDS encoding 4Fe-4S dicluster domain-containing protein encodes MNRRDFLKNSITVIAGLAVPLSALELISPRKLLAQKGDESPVRWAFLVDTQACVGCGFCVKACKTENEIPHETNITRTWVERYVVTRKGKTYVDSPRGARDGFTTDRIDQGEEGYREVKAKDVEKAFFVPKLCNQCDNPACVQVCPVGATYQTPDGVVLVDRKHCIGCAYCIMACPYGVRSFNPAYKTAEKCTFCYHRISKGMKTACVDACPFGARKIGNLRDPDDPVTKTIMSGRVGVLKEQYGTKPQVYYLALSREVK; translated from the coding sequence ATGAACAGGCGAGACTTTCTCAAGAATAGCATCACGGTCATCGCGGGGCTGGCGGTGCCCCTCTCGGCCCTGGAACTCATCAGCCCGAGGAAGCTCCTGGCTCAAAAGGGAGACGAATCGCCGGTCCGGTGGGCCTTTCTGGTGGACACCCAGGCCTGCGTCGGGTGCGGCTTCTGCGTCAAGGCGTGCAAGACGGAGAACGAGATCCCCCACGAGACCAACATCACCCGCACCTGGGTGGAACGGTACGTGGTGACCCGGAAGGGGAAGACCTACGTGGATTCTCCCCGGGGAGCCCGGGACGGCTTCACCACGGACCGGATCGATCAGGGCGAGGAAGGGTATCGCGAGGTCAAGGCGAAGGATGTCGAGAAGGCGTTCTTCGTCCCCAAGCTCTGCAACCAGTGCGATAACCCCGCCTGCGTCCAGGTCTGCCCCGTGGGAGCCACCTACCAGACCCCCGACGGCGTGGTGCTGGTGGACCGGAAGCACTGCATCGGCTGCGCCTACTGCATCATGGCGTGCCCCTACGGGGTCCGCTCCTTCAATCCGGCCTACAAGACGGCGGAGAAGTGCACCTTCTGCTATCACCGGATCAGTAAGGGGATGAAGACGGCCTGCGTGGACGCCTGCCCCTTCGGTGCCCGGAAGATCGGCAACCTGCGGGATCCCGACGATCCCGTGACGAAGACCATCATGTCGGGACGGGTCGGCGTCCTGAAGGAGCAGTACGGCACCAAGCCGCAGGTCTACTATCTCGCTCTTTCCCGGGAGGTGAAATAG
- the narH gene encoding nitrate reductase subunit beta — MDVRAQLVMVFNLDKCIGCHACSLSCKNIWTDRKGAEYMWWNNVETKPGVGYPKKWEDQEEFKGGWVADGHNLRLKAMGKGPTLLNMFFQPNMPKLEDYYEPFDFDYGNLYGAKGGDDQPVAEAFSQITGEKMAHIKAGPNWDDDLSGSQVYASADVNLEDKKIIEQYSTMFMQYLPRICNHCANPACVASCPSRAIYKRGEDGVVLVDQEVCKGWRFCTSACPYKKVYFNWNSGKAEKCIFCFPRTETGQCNACAHSCVGRIRYVGVLLYDAEKVEQALLKPDNQLVEAHRGVILDPRDEAVREGARKNGVPEQWLEAAEKSPVYALIKEFELALPLHPEFRTMPMAYYIPSLSPVLTSGGELHELVEHGTIPTREALRAPIGYLASLFGGGNRDVVAAALEKLIALRIHMRAKNLNQPTDEASLGKAGLDEAGAKRLYRLFTIGGYNERNIIPPQQREELDSHTRKGASGFGILKKTGRGKR; from the coding sequence ATGGATGTCAGAGCACAACTGGTAATGGTGTTCAACCTGGACAAATGCATCGGCTGCCACGCCTGCAGCCTCTCCTGCAAGAACATCTGGACCGACCGCAAGGGCGCCGAATACATGTGGTGGAACAACGTGGAGACGAAACCCGGCGTCGGCTACCCGAAGAAGTGGGAAGACCAGGAGGAGTTCAAGGGGGGATGGGTCGCCGACGGGCATAACCTGCGGCTCAAGGCCATGGGGAAGGGGCCGACGCTCCTCAACATGTTCTTCCAGCCCAACATGCCGAAGCTGGAGGACTACTACGAGCCCTTCGACTTCGACTACGGCAACCTCTACGGGGCCAAGGGGGGGGATGACCAGCCCGTGGCCGAGGCCTTTTCCCAGATCACCGGGGAGAAGATGGCCCATATCAAGGCCGGCCCCAACTGGGACGACGACCTCTCCGGCTCCCAGGTCTACGCGTCGGCAGACGTGAACCTGGAGGACAAAAAGATCATCGAGCAGTACAGCACGATGTTCATGCAGTACCTCCCCCGCATCTGCAACCACTGCGCGAACCCGGCCTGCGTCGCCTCCTGCCCGTCCCGGGCCATCTACAAGCGGGGGGAGGACGGGGTGGTTCTGGTGGACCAGGAGGTCTGCAAGGGGTGGCGGTTCTGCACGAGCGCCTGCCCCTACAAGAAGGTCTACTTCAACTGGAACAGCGGCAAGGCGGAGAAGTGCATCTTCTGCTTCCCCCGGACCGAGACCGGCCAGTGCAACGCCTGCGCCCACAGCTGCGTCGGCCGTATCCGCTACGTGGGGGTCCTCCTCTACGACGCCGAGAAGGTGGAGCAGGCGCTCCTGAAGCCCGACAACCAGCTCGTCGAGGCCCATCGGGGGGTGATCCTCGATCCCCGGGACGAGGCGGTCCGGGAAGGGGCGAGGAAGAATGGCGTCCCCGAGCAGTGGCTGGAGGCCGCCGAGAAGTCGCCGGTCTATGCCTTGATCAAGGAGTTCGAACTCGCCCTGCCGCTCCACCCCGAGTTTCGGACCATGCCCATGGCCTACTACATCCCCTCCCTCTCGCCGGTTCTGACCTCCGGCGGCGAGCTCCACGAGCTGGTGGAGCACGGCACGATCCCGACCCGGGAGGCCCTGCGCGCCCCCATCGGGTACCTGGCGAGCCTCTTCGGGGGCGGCAACCGGGACGTGGTGGCGGCGGCCCTGGAGAAGCTCATCGCCCTTCGCATCCACATGCGGGCCAAGAACCTCAACCAGCCCACGGACGAGGCGAGCCTCGGGAAGGCCGGGCTCGACGAGGCAGGGGCGAAACGTCTCTACCGTCTCTTCACCATCGGCGGCTACAACGAGCGGAACATCATTCCGCCCCAGCAGCGGGAAGAGCTCGATTCCCACACCCGCAAGGGGGCCAGCGGCTTCGGCATTCTCAAGAAGACGGGGAGGGGAAAACGATGA
- the nrfD gene encoding NrfD/PsrC family molybdoenzyme membrane anchor subunit produces the protein MVHGEAWTLKELFVYPNEYIYWTIQIVMYPFMTGLVAGAFVLSSLYHVFGIKQLKDIARFSLVFSFALLPVAMIPLQLHLQHPERGIEVMLTPHFTSAIAAFGIAFSTYGMIVASELWFVYRRHFVETALALREKRDKTIPERGRQLLFSALTLGAWDISEQALAKDERAVKIMATAGIPVACLLHGYAGFIFGSVKANALWTTPLMPFIFICSAVVSGIALCVLSYIVTMEVRKLMVAWRRKSDPSLPTPDEIRTVEMYEVTMTAKYLVLALLAALGLELLDLLFRDYAKFSSWEIVRSLIYGKDFVNVFVIQYGIGNLVPLALFLLPRLTVRRAVVATLLVLMGVFMMRWNLVIGGQAFSASFSGYMHYELPIIPHDIETFKEGLLGALLVGVLPFIFFWGLNKIFPVFKCEDTH, from the coding sequence ATGGTACACGGTGAAGCATGGACGCTGAAAGAGTTGTTCGTCTACCCCAACGAGTACATCTACTGGACCATCCAGATCGTCATGTACCCGTTCATGACCGGCCTCGTGGCCGGCGCCTTTGTCCTTTCCTCCCTCTATCACGTCTTCGGGATCAAGCAGCTGAAGGATATCGCGCGGTTTTCACTGGTCTTCTCCTTCGCCCTCCTCCCCGTGGCGATGATCCCGCTCCAACTCCATCTCCAGCACCCGGAACGGGGGATCGAGGTGATGCTGACACCCCACTTCACCTCGGCCATTGCCGCCTTCGGCATCGCCTTCTCCACCTACGGCATGATCGTCGCCTCGGAGCTTTGGTTCGTCTACCGGCGGCACTTCGTGGAGACGGCCCTGGCGCTTAGGGAAAAGCGGGACAAAACCATCCCCGAGCGGGGACGGCAGCTCCTCTTTTCGGCCCTCACCCTCGGTGCCTGGGACATCAGCGAGCAGGCTCTGGCAAAGGATGAACGGGCCGTGAAGATCATGGCGACTGCCGGGATTCCGGTGGCCTGCCTCCTCCACGGCTATGCCGGATTTATTTTCGGCTCCGTGAAGGCCAATGCCCTCTGGACGACCCCCCTCATGCCCTTCATCTTCATCTGCTCCGCCGTGGTGTCGGGGATCGCCCTCTGCGTCCTCAGCTACATCGTGACCATGGAGGTCCGCAAGCTCATGGTCGCCTGGAGGAGGAAGAGCGACCCGAGCCTCCCCACTCCGGACGAGATCAGGACCGTGGAGATGTACGAGGTCACCATGACCGCAAAATACCTGGTCCTGGCCCTCCTGGCGGCCCTGGGGCTGGAGCTTCTGGACCTCCTCTTTCGGGACTACGCCAAGTTCAGCTCGTGGGAGATCGTGCGGAGCCTCATCTACGGCAAGGATTTCGTCAATGTCTTCGTGATCCAGTACGGGATCGGCAACCTGGTCCCCCTGGCCCTCTTCCTCCTGCCGCGGCTCACGGTGCGACGGGCGGTCGTGGCCACGCTCCTGGTCCTCATGGGGGTCTTCATGATGCGGTGGAACCTGGTCATCGGCGGCCAGGCCTTCTCGGCCTCCTTTTCCGGCTACATGCACTACGAGCTTCCGATCATCCCCCACGACATCGAGACCTTCAAGGAGGGGCTCCTGGGTGCCCTGCTGGTGGGGGTGCTGCCGTTCATCTTTTTCTGGGGGCTGAACAAGATTTTCCCGGTTTTCAAGTGCGAGGATACCCACTGA
- a CDS encoding c-type cytochrome, producing the protein MARGILRAAVSRVCLVLVLSLAAHAYGDPGKDLFDKQCSGCHTVGGGDSGGPDLKGVTDRRSEEWLESIIIEPDKLAATDPARKELIKKYGYEMPKLGIGHDDAIKIITWLRGGGGGAQTGSPPADEHPEVVVTPALVAKGKAFFTGQKPLANGGAPCIACHRISTPGITGGNLAVSNLSASYQKMGEKGMRGALKALKFPTMKKIYENRPLTDDEVTSLIALYKDAALTKSTPSASFFPAYGAGTFVVFLVGLTLYKRRTR; encoded by the coding sequence ATGGCGAGAGGAATTCTCCGAGCAGCAGTCAGCCGCGTATGTCTGGTTCTGGTGCTGTCCCTTGCGGCGCACGCATACGGTGATCCGGGCAAGGACCTGTTCGACAAACAGTGTTCAGGCTGCCACACCGTCGGCGGCGGCGATTCGGGGGGACCGGACCTCAAGGGGGTGACCGACAGGAGGTCCGAGGAGTGGCTCGAATCGATCATCATTGAGCCGGACAAGCTGGCGGCGACCGATCCGGCTCGGAAGGAGCTGATCAAGAAATACGGCTACGAGATGCCAAAGCTCGGCATCGGCCATGACGACGCCATCAAGATCATCACCTGGCTCAGGGGAGGGGGGGGCGGCGCCCAGACCGGGTCACCGCCGGCGGACGAACATCCGGAAGTCGTGGTGACGCCGGCGCTGGTTGCCAAGGGGAAAGCGTTTTTCACCGGGCAAAAGCCCCTGGCCAACGGGGGCGCGCCGTGCATCGCCTGCCACCGGATCTCGACCCCGGGCATTACGGGAGGAAACCTCGCCGTCTCCAACCTGAGCGCCTCCTACCAGAAGATGGGGGAGAAGGGGATGCGGGGGGCGCTCAAGGCCCTCAAGTTCCCGACCATGAAGAAGATCTACGAAAACCGCCCCCTGACCGATGACGAAGTAACGAGCCTGATCGCCCTGTACAAGGATGCCGCCCTCACTAAGAGCACACCATCTGCGTCCTTCTTCCCCGCCTACGGCGCGGGGACTTTCGTCGTGTTCCTCGTCGGCTTGACTCTCTACAAAAGGAGGACCAGATAA
- a CDS encoding cytochrome c3 family protein — translation MGNHVWRPLYIAVALIALVLVARTFLVPKDFGVHERGYMYGWHRKGNEAEWKAVTVKYRTAAYCKECHADKAESLARTPHGIISCENCHGPALNHPEDPPTLTIDRSRKLCLRCHAALITPTSGRASIAGINPETHNPEAECVLCHDPHNPVTREAHAKRDEEAGMLGASERGSEAYPLVR, via the coding sequence ATGGGGAATCACGTCTGGCGGCCGCTCTATATCGCCGTGGCCCTGATCGCACTGGTCCTCGTTGCCAGAACGTTCCTGGTGCCGAAAGACTTCGGCGTCCACGAGCGAGGGTACATGTACGGCTGGCACCGCAAGGGAAATGAGGCCGAGTGGAAGGCCGTGACCGTGAAGTACCGGACGGCCGCGTACTGCAAGGAATGCCATGCCGACAAGGCGGAGAGCCTGGCCCGCACCCCCCACGGGATCATCTCCTGCGAGAACTGCCACGGGCCGGCGCTGAACCATCCCGAGGACCCGCCCACCCTCACCATCGACCGGAGCCGCAAGCTCTGCCTCCGCTGCCATGCAGCCCTCATCACCCCCACCAGCGGCAGGGCCTCCATCGCCGGCATCAACCCCGAGACCCACAACCCCGAGGCGGAATGCGTCCTGTGCCATGATCCCCACAACCCGGTCACAAGGGAGGCTCATGCAAAACGTGATGAGGAGGCTGGGATGCTAGGCGCAAGCGAGCGAGGAAGCGAGGCGTACCCGTTGGTACGTTGA
- a CDS encoding nitrate reductase subunit alpha, producing MTQERLKDDRCGCDRGWEEFYRNRWQYDKVVRSTHGVNCTGSCSWMVHVKDGIVGWELQANDYPQFDGTIPNHEPRGCTRGISYSWYLYSPLRVKYPYMRGALIDLWRDARSRHEDPVEAWKSIVENPESRRAYVSKRGTGGMRRADWDEVTELIAASSIYTAKKYGPDRVIGFSPIPAMSMISYAAGTRFLQLFGGVAMSFYDWYCDLPPASPQVWGEQTDVNESADWYNASYIVLCGSNVPMTRTPDAHFMTEARYRGTKVVVMSPDYNIATKFADNWLPVEQGHDGAFWMAVNHVILKECYADRQVPFFQEYALKYTDLPFLVKLEEKDGALKQGEFLRAAEFERSASLEHADWTLCVADGAGDVKIPHGSLGTRWSKQEGKWNLDMTDLVDGTPIDCRLTLLGGETGKVRFRFEAEGESVREVPVRRIETKNGPVTVATVYDLLMAQFGVSRGLGGDYPKSYDSDKPFTPKWQEKYTGIAAESLIKIAREWAENGEKSGGRNMIIIGAGVNHWYHNDLIYRAAITALILTGSVGRNGAGLAHYVGQEKVVPLAPWTSIAMAQDWVKPSRLQNTPSFWYIHSDQWRYDRTFVDYLKPETGERMPLHAADMNAKAARLGWLPFAPHFNESPLRLVEAAKAAGAQSDDEIRSWLVNRLKSGETRFAIEDPDGQGNSPKVWFIWRANAISSSAKGHEFFLKHVIGAPNSSVSAKEVAKGQVKDLVWHDKAPEGKMDLVVDLNFRMDTSTLYSDIVLPTATWYEKSDLNTTDMHSFINCLDAAVPPSWESKSDWKIFTRIAKKVSELAVKHLPTPVKDIIAAPLLHDTPGEIAQRQVKDWKLGECEAIPGKTMPNLAIVERDYVNLYNRYVSVGPHIGHLHAHGVSWEADDVHEQLLETMPTRTWNGKSFLDIEDEKTVADVLLSFAPESNGELAYRAYQNLEKRVGKPLAGIAAGSRDLRIKWEHVTQKPQRYCSTPVWSGLVNNGRPYAPYTLNVEYDVPWRTLSGRQSLYLDHPYYGEFHEGLPTFKAKLNPAILDETEGEQGLVLNFLTPHGKWSIHSTYSDNLRMLTLGRGGPVVWLNHEDAAGAGIEDNEEIEVYNFNGVVVSRACVSSRIPKGAAVMYHAPERTINIQKSKKTGKRGGVHNSLSRIRLKPTLMLGGYAQFSYYFNYWGPTGVNRDSYVVVRKLRG from the coding sequence ATGACACAGGAAAGGCTCAAGGACGACCGGTGCGGATGTGACCGCGGGTGGGAAGAGTTCTACCGGAACCGCTGGCAGTACGACAAGGTGGTGCGGAGCACCCACGGGGTGAACTGCACCGGCAGCTGTAGCTGGATGGTCCATGTGAAGGACGGCATCGTCGGCTGGGAGCTCCAGGCCAACGACTATCCCCAGTTCGACGGCACCATTCCCAACCACGAGCCCCGGGGGTGCACCCGGGGGATCAGCTACTCCTGGTACCTCTACAGCCCGCTGCGGGTGAAGTACCCCTACATGCGCGGCGCCCTCATCGATCTCTGGCGTGACGCCCGGAGCCGCCACGAAGACCCCGTGGAGGCCTGGAAGAGCATCGTGGAGAACCCGGAATCCCGTCGGGCCTACGTGAGCAAGCGGGGGACCGGTGGCATGCGCCGGGCCGACTGGGACGAGGTGACCGAGCTGATCGCCGCCTCCTCCATCTACACCGCGAAGAAGTACGGCCCGGACCGGGTCATCGGCTTCTCGCCGATCCCGGCCATGTCCATGATCAGCTACGCGGCCGGTACCCGGTTCCTCCAGCTCTTCGGCGGGGTCGCCATGAGCTTCTACGACTGGTACTGCGACCTCCCGCCGGCGTCGCCCCAGGTCTGGGGTGAGCAGACCGACGTGAACGAGTCCGCCGACTGGTACAACGCCTCCTACATTGTGCTCTGCGGCTCCAACGTCCCCATGACCCGGACCCCGGACGCCCACTTCATGACCGAGGCCCGCTACCGGGGGACCAAGGTGGTGGTCATGTCGCCGGACTACAACATCGCCACCAAGTTCGCCGACAACTGGCTCCCGGTGGAGCAGGGGCACGACGGCGCCTTCTGGATGGCGGTGAACCACGTGATCCTCAAGGAGTGCTACGCCGACCGCCAGGTCCCCTTCTTCCAGGAGTATGCCCTCAAGTACACGGACCTCCCGTTCCTCGTGAAGCTGGAGGAGAAGGACGGAGCGTTGAAGCAGGGGGAATTCCTCCGGGCTGCCGAGTTCGAGCGGAGCGCCTCCCTCGAGCATGCCGACTGGACCCTCTGCGTGGCCGACGGCGCCGGGGACGTGAAGATCCCCCACGGGAGCCTCGGCACCCGCTGGAGCAAGCAGGAGGGGAAGTGGAACCTGGACATGACGGATCTCGTGGACGGTACCCCCATCGACTGCCGCCTGACCCTCCTGGGTGGCGAGACCGGGAAGGTCCGCTTCCGGTTTGAAGCGGAAGGGGAGAGCGTCCGCGAGGTGCCGGTCCGGCGGATTGAGACGAAGAACGGCCCCGTGACGGTGGCTACCGTGTACGACCTTCTCATGGCCCAGTTCGGCGTTTCCCGGGGCCTCGGGGGGGACTATCCCAAGAGCTACGACTCCGACAAGCCCTTCACCCCCAAGTGGCAGGAGAAGTACACCGGCATCGCCGCCGAATCCCTCATCAAGATCGCCCGGGAGTGGGCCGAGAACGGCGAGAAGAGCGGCGGCCGGAACATGATCATCATCGGCGCCGGGGTCAACCACTGGTACCACAACGACCTCATCTACCGGGCCGCCATCACCGCCCTGATCCTGACCGGCAGCGTCGGCCGCAACGGCGCGGGGCTCGCCCACTACGTGGGGCAGGAGAAGGTGGTCCCCCTGGCTCCCTGGACATCCATCGCCATGGCCCAGGACTGGGTAAAGCCGTCCCGGCTCCAGAACACCCCGAGCTTCTGGTACATCCACTCGGACCAGTGGCGCTACGACCGGACATTCGTCGACTACCTCAAGCCCGAGACCGGCGAGCGGATGCCCCTCCACGCCGCCGACATGAACGCCAAGGCGGCCCGGCTCGGCTGGCTCCCCTTCGCCCCCCACTTCAACGAGAGCCCCCTGCGGCTCGTGGAGGCGGCCAAGGCCGCCGGCGCCCAGAGCGACGACGAAATCCGCTCCTGGCTCGTGAATCGCCTGAAGAGCGGAGAAACCCGCTTCGCCATCGAGGACCCGGATGGCCAGGGGAACTCCCCCAAGGTCTGGTTCATCTGGCGGGCCAACGCCATCTCCTCCAGCGCCAAGGGGCACGAGTTCTTCCTGAAGCACGTCATCGGCGCCCCCAACAGCAGCGTGAGCGCCAAGGAGGTGGCCAAGGGGCAGGTGAAGGATCTCGTGTGGCACGACAAGGCCCCCGAAGGGAAGATGGACCTGGTGGTGGACCTCAACTTCCGGATGGACACCTCCACCCTCTACTCGGACATCGTCCTCCCCACGGCCACCTGGTACGAGAAGTCGGACCTGAACACCACCGACATGCACTCCTTCATCAACTGCCTGGACGCCGCCGTGCCGCCGTCCTGGGAGTCGAAATCTGACTGGAAGATCTTCACCCGCATCGCCAAGAAGGTGAGCGAGCTGGCGGTGAAGCACCTCCCCACGCCGGTGAAGGATATCATCGCCGCGCCGCTCCTCCACGACACCCCGGGCGAGATCGCCCAGCGGCAGGTGAAGGACTGGAAGCTCGGCGAGTGCGAGGCGATCCCCGGCAAGACCATGCCGAACCTGGCCATCGTGGAGCGGGACTACGTGAACCTCTACAACCGCTACGTGTCGGTGGGGCCCCATATCGGCCACCTCCATGCCCACGGGGTCAGTTGGGAGGCGGACGACGTCCACGAGCAGCTCCTGGAGACCATGCCGACCCGCACCTGGAACGGCAAGTCGTTCCTGGACATCGAAGACGAAAAGACCGTGGCCGACGTGCTCCTCTCCTTCGCGCCGGAGTCCAACGGGGAGCTGGCCTACCGGGCCTACCAGAACCTGGAGAAGCGGGTCGGCAAGCCCCTGGCCGGGATCGCCGCCGGAAGCCGCGACCTGCGGATCAAGTGGGAGCACGTGACCCAGAAGCCCCAGCGCTACTGCAGCACCCCGGTCTGGAGCGGCCTCGTGAACAACGGGCGTCCCTACGCCCCCTATACCCTGAACGTGGAATACGACGTGCCGTGGCGCACCCTCTCGGGGCGCCAGTCCCTCTACCTGGACCACCCCTACTACGGCGAGTTCCACGAGGGGCTCCCCACCTTCAAGGCGAAGCTCAACCCGGCGATTCTGGACGAGACCGAGGGGGAACAGGGGCTTGTCCTCAACTTCCTCACCCCCCACGGCAAGTGGAGCATCCATTCCACCTACAGCGACAACCTCCGAATGCTCACCCTGGGCCGGGGGGGACCGGTGGTCTGGCTCAACCACGAGGACGCAGCCGGGGCCGGCATCGAGGACAACGAGGAGATCGAGGTCTACAACTTCAACGGCGTGGTGGTCTCCCGGGCCTGTGTCTCCTCCCGGATCCCGAAAGGGGCCGCGGTGATGTACCACGCGCCGGAGCGGACCATCAACATCCAGAAGTCAAAGAAGACCGGCAAGCGGGGCGGGGTCCACAACAGCCTCTCCCGCATCCGCCTGAAGCCGACCCTGATGCTCGGGGGCTACGCCCAGTTCAGCTACTACTTCAACTACTGGGGACCGACCGGCGTGAACCGGGACAGCTACGTGGTCGTCAGAAAGCTGAGGGGGTGA